From the Rhodococcus sp. NBC_00297 genome, one window contains:
- a CDS encoding alpha/beta hydrolase encodes MTGTLTWHDDISPQARVLSAAMKAVLKPTLSMWPLTDGGIKAIGHLDRVVDRLPKPPRVTIDQVVLGGVPCEKTTHPRTATGTLAGATVLYFHGGGFVFCGLATHRGACAMIAARAGVPVYSVEYRQIPYGGIGTSIFDAMAAYRAASAAVADPSKIIVAGDSAGGYLAMKVAELAALEGLTPPAAVLGFSPLLNLDLRSHSRAFMKRDAYLPMKQVLALEDRWMNGPDAIPGAASPINADPSVFPPVFLSSAQYELMRPDVEAMTRKLEDAGRIVETHVWRGQVHAFPVLAGVLPEGRETLRCAVDFAARHL; translated from the coding sequence ATGACGGGCACACTCACCTGGCACGACGACATCAGTCCGCAAGCACGCGTTCTGTCGGCGGCGATGAAGGCGGTCCTCAAGCCGACCCTGAGTATGTGGCCGCTCACCGACGGCGGCATCAAGGCCATCGGGCACCTCGATCGCGTCGTCGACCGACTGCCGAAGCCGCCTCGCGTCACGATCGACCAGGTGGTTCTCGGTGGTGTGCCCTGCGAGAAGACGACACATCCTCGGACGGCCACCGGCACTCTGGCCGGTGCGACGGTTCTCTACTTCCACGGCGGCGGCTTCGTCTTCTGCGGACTGGCGACCCACCGCGGTGCGTGTGCCATGATCGCCGCCCGTGCGGGCGTTCCGGTGTACTCCGTGGAGTACCGGCAAATTCCGTACGGCGGCATCGGCACGTCGATCTTCGATGCCATGGCCGCCTACCGCGCCGCGTCGGCGGCGGTGGCCGATCCGTCGAAGATCATCGTGGCGGGAGACTCGGCCGGCGGTTACCTCGCGATGAAGGTCGCCGAACTGGCTGCGCTGGAAGGGTTGACACCACCCGCGGCCGTTCTGGGGTTCTCGCCGTTGCTCAATCTGGACCTGAGGAGCCATTCCCGTGCGTTCATGAAGCGGGACGCGTATCTGCCGATGAAACAGGTTCTCGCGCTGGAGGATCGTTGGATGAACGGTCCGGACGCCATCCCGGGCGCAGCGTCTCCGATCAATGCCGATCCGTCGGTGTTTCCGCCGGTCTTCCTGTCCTCGGCGCAGTACGAGTTGATGCGCCCGGACGTGGAGGCGATGACGCGCAAGCTCGAGGACGCCGGCCGGATCGTCGAGACCCATGTGTGGCGGGGTCAGGTGCACGCATTTCCCGTGTTGGCAGGCGTACTTCCGGAAGGCCGCGAGACGCTGCGGTGCGCGGTGGACTTCGCTGCGCGCCACCTCTGA
- a CDS encoding GtrA family protein, protein MLFRFYLVGAASAVAYVLLFLVFRVVMSSQAANVLALLVSALANTAINRRFTFGIRGTDAIVRQYVQGLVVFALGLAVTSGSLVLLHRWVPDASRAVEVSVLVAANLVATVVRFVGLRRVFTEHRS, encoded by the coding sequence GTGCTGTTCCGCTTCTACCTCGTCGGGGCTGCGAGCGCCGTCGCGTACGTTCTGTTGTTTCTGGTGTTCCGAGTCGTCATGTCGTCCCAGGCCGCGAACGTGCTCGCGCTCCTGGTCTCTGCGCTCGCCAACACCGCGATCAACCGCCGGTTCACCTTCGGAATCCGTGGAACCGATGCGATCGTTCGCCAGTACGTGCAAGGGCTCGTCGTCTTCGCCCTCGGGCTGGCGGTCACCAGCGGCTCGTTGGTACTCCTCCACAGGTGGGTACCCGATGCATCGCGAGCAGTCGAGGTGTCCGTCCTGGTGGCCGCGAACCTCGTGGCCACGGTCGTGCGCTTCGTCGGGTTGCGCCGGGTGTTCACCGAACACCGATCGTGA
- a CDS encoding TIGR04282 family arsenosugar biosynthesis glycosyltransferase has protein sequence MMDATLLVIAKAPVPGFAKTRLMAAMTAEDAASVAAAALLDTLAAARQAPFARRVVAMTGDLAEAMRSDEIRKSLAYFDVIDQRGDGFTERLIHAHHDAAGSGPVVQIGMDTPQVDPAMLTDIGEALAPSSAILGRAEDGGWWVLGLHDASDAQALRAVEMSTDRTGDDTRDALQRCGLVVGAAPTLRDADELVDLDPIARQCHPNSEFARCVAALPVSRPTGETL, from the coding sequence ATGATGGATGCGACGCTGCTCGTCATCGCGAAAGCGCCGGTACCCGGCTTCGCCAAGACTCGATTGATGGCCGCCATGACCGCCGAGGACGCCGCGTCTGTGGCGGCTGCGGCGCTGCTCGACACGCTTGCCGCGGCAAGGCAGGCTCCTTTTGCCCGGCGGGTGGTCGCGATGACCGGCGACCTGGCCGAGGCGATGCGCAGCGACGAGATCCGAAAGTCACTGGCCTACTTCGACGTCATCGACCAGCGCGGGGACGGATTTACGGAACGGCTGATCCACGCGCATCACGACGCCGCCGGATCCGGTCCCGTCGTGCAGATAGGCATGGACACACCGCAGGTCGACCCCGCGATGCTCACCGACATCGGTGAGGCTCTGGCACCGTCGTCGGCGATCCTGGGCCGTGCCGAGGACGGAGGGTGGTGGGTGCTCGGACTGCACGACGCATCCGATGCGCAGGCGCTGCGAGCAGTGGAGATGTCCACCGACCGCACCGGGGACGACACCCGGGACGCCCTGCAGCGCTGCGGCCTCGTCGTCGGTGCAGCTCCGACTCTGCGTGACGCGGACGAACTCGTCGATCTCGACCCGATCGCACGACAGTGCCACCCGAACAGTGAGTTCGCCCGATGCGTGGCTGCGCTCCCCGTTTCGAGGCCGACGGGAGAGACACTCTGA
- a CDS encoding glycosyltransferase family 2 protein yields the protein MIDPSDVTVVLPCRNEAQSLPDVLDAVPDGYHRLVVDNGSTDGTADVARAHGAHVVVEAVPGYGSAVHAGITAARTTVVAVMDGDGSMDPRELPGLVAALDSAQLVVGRRRPVHRSGSPWHARLGNKAIAWRLRRRLKIDVHDIGALRVARRDDLLSLDVPDRRSGYPLQLLVLAARAGWTVVEHDISYRPRTGGVSKVSGSVRGTVVAVWDFAKVIP from the coding sequence ATGATCGATCCTTCCGATGTCACCGTCGTACTCCCGTGCCGCAACGAGGCGCAATCTCTTCCCGATGTTCTCGACGCCGTGCCCGACGGCTATCACCGTCTGGTCGTCGACAACGGCTCCACCGACGGCACTGCGGACGTGGCCCGCGCGCACGGGGCGCACGTGGTCGTCGAGGCTGTTCCCGGGTACGGCTCCGCCGTGCACGCCGGAATCACCGCTGCCCGAACGACCGTCGTGGCTGTCATGGACGGGGACGGGTCGATGGACCCGCGCGAGCTGCCCGGTCTCGTCGCAGCGTTGGACTCCGCCCAACTCGTCGTCGGTCGGCGCCGCCCGGTGCACCGCAGTGGCTCGCCGTGGCACGCCCGCCTCGGCAACAAGGCCATTGCCTGGCGTCTGCGCAGACGGCTGAAGATCGACGTCCACGACATCGGCGCTCTTCGGGTGGCCCGCCGCGACGATCTGCTCTCGCTCGACGTCCCGGACCGACGCTCCGGCTACCCGCTGCAGCTGTTGGTTCTCGCCGCTCGGGCAGGGTGGACAGTGGTCGAGCACGACATCTCGTACCGCCCGCGGACCGGGGGAGTGTCGAAGGTGTCGGGGTCGGTTCGCGGCACGGTGGTGGCCGTCTGGGATTTCGCGAAGGTGATTCCATGA
- a CDS encoding NAD-dependent epimerase/dehydratase family protein has protein sequence MHVLLTGAAGFIGEHIHEALLGADHDVTAVDAFLPSAHGPTPRHAPNVTAVDVRDPGALDDVMVGVDVVCHQAAVVGAGVSTADAPAYASHNDLGTAEVLAAMARAECRKLVLASSMVVYGEGRYRCPVHGVIRPRPRNPSDLRNGVFDAKCPEGDEPVTWETVDEDAPLEPRSLYAASKLAQENYALAWSLATGGSVTALRYHNVYGDRMPRDTPYSGVAAMFRSSLESGEPPTVYEDGGQMRDFVDVRDVAAANLAAVEHDGAGFVACNVCSGHPISIGDVARILCRAHGGGIEPAVTGQFRPGDVRHIVAGADRADEILGFRAAVGPDEGLTRFASAPLRAASDGSAPVV, from the coding sequence ATGCACGTGTTACTCACCGGCGCGGCCGGTTTCATCGGCGAACACATTCACGAAGCACTACTGGGGGCCGACCACGACGTGACGGCTGTCGACGCGTTCCTGCCTTCCGCGCACGGCCCGACGCCGCGGCACGCGCCGAACGTGACGGCTGTCGACGTTCGCGACCCCGGCGCTCTGGACGACGTCATGGTGGGGGTGGACGTGGTGTGCCACCAGGCTGCTGTCGTCGGAGCCGGCGTCAGCACCGCGGATGCACCCGCCTACGCCAGCCACAACGATCTGGGTACTGCCGAAGTACTTGCCGCGATGGCCCGAGCCGAGTGTCGGAAGCTGGTTCTCGCGTCGTCGATGGTCGTCTACGGCGAAGGTCGCTACCGCTGCCCAGTGCACGGTGTCATCCGTCCGCGCCCTCGAAACCCGTCGGATCTGCGGAACGGTGTCTTCGATGCGAAGTGCCCGGAGGGTGACGAGCCGGTGACGTGGGAGACGGTGGACGAGGACGCTCCGCTCGAGCCTCGGAGTCTCTATGCGGCAAGCAAACTCGCGCAGGAGAACTATGCACTTGCGTGGTCGCTGGCGACGGGCGGATCGGTCACGGCGCTGCGGTACCACAACGTCTACGGCGATCGAATGCCCCGTGACACACCGTATTCGGGTGTCGCGGCGATGTTCCGCTCATCGCTGGAGTCTGGTGAGCCGCCGACGGTGTACGAGGACGGCGGGCAGATGCGAGACTTCGTCGACGTCCGGGACGTCGCCGCCGCGAACCTTGCCGCCGTCGAGCACGACGGAGCGGGGTTCGTGGCCTGCAACGTATGTTCGGGACACCCGATCTCGATCGGTGACGTGGCCCGCATTCTGTGTCGTGCACACGGCGGCGGCATCGAACCGGCGGTGACGGGTCAGTTCCGTCCCGGCGACGTGCGGCACATCGTTGCCGGTGCCGATCGGGCCGACGAGATTCTCGGATTCCGAGCTGCCGTCGGTCCGGACGAGGGGCTTACGCGGTTTGCGTCGGCACCGCTACGGGCGGCATCCGACGGCTCGGCCCCGGTGGTGTGA
- a CDS encoding class I SAM-dependent methyltransferase: MTATSAGEAPDNFDVLFDTASTGTAWWVRHRDGRRNLLPVGRWLGGEHADADDRAVDETLLALCRGRTIDLACGPGRLVEELRRRGVSAMGVDTSPAAVALVRERGAKAELADIFDIVPHEGHWDTVLLVDGNIGIGGDPGRVIGRAHDIACESGTVHVEVAAPGTGFVAERLRIESDETAGPWYDWARIDADTLAPLAAARGLVPVGVTAIAGRHFAHFVKPPYSSAPETSE, encoded by the coding sequence GTGACAGCGACTTCGGCGGGCGAGGCCCCTGACAATTTCGATGTTCTGTTCGACACTGCCTCCACCGGTACCGCGTGGTGGGTGCGGCACCGGGACGGCCGACGGAACTTGTTGCCGGTCGGGCGTTGGCTCGGCGGCGAGCACGCAGACGCCGATGACCGTGCAGTGGACGAGACGTTGCTCGCCCTCTGCCGGGGCCGCACGATCGATCTCGCGTGCGGGCCGGGCCGCCTGGTCGAGGAACTGCGCCGACGGGGAGTGTCGGCCATGGGCGTGGACACGTCCCCGGCAGCTGTCGCGCTGGTCCGTGAACGCGGCGCCAAGGCCGAGCTGGCCGACATCTTCGACATCGTTCCACACGAAGGGCATTGGGACACAGTGCTTCTCGTCGACGGGAACATCGGCATCGGCGGGGATCCCGGCCGTGTCATCGGTCGCGCGCACGACATCGCCTGTGAGAGCGGAACGGTGCACGTCGAAGTGGCGGCCCCCGGAACGGGATTCGTCGCAGAACGCCTGCGTATCGAGAGTGACGAGACTGCGGGGCCGTGGTACGACTGGGCGCGCATCGATGCGGACACGCTGGCACCACTCGCCGCGGCACGAGGGCTGGTACCGGTCGGTGTGACCGCGATCGCCGGTCGGCACTTCGCTCACTTCGTCAAACCCCCGTACAGTTCGGCCCCCGAGACTTCCGAGTGA
- a CDS encoding molybdopterin-dependent oxidoreductase, which translates to MVVSISRRGSRRVVPLPPLPQFQSAIRGPWLTSVFGAVLLVALPVITVTGLLSYIAYGPQFGQARPGDVGWLRLPQFDWPTDPSWIYRVNQGLHVTLGIVIIPLVLAKLWSVMPKLVQWPPVRSPAQALERLSLLMLVGGVLFEIVTGVLNIQYDYVFGFDFYTAHYFGAWVFIAGFLAHVAVKVPVMWRTLRQTSLSEVLRERNRAAWVEPEHEQKAPDGISRRGALALVAGGSGLLAALTIGQTIDGPLRSTALLVPRGRSYGDGPNDFQINRTAVAAGIDPASTGDSWRVELSGTTSVVLDRAALEAMDQHTAVLPIACVEGWSTTQEWTGVRLRDLAGLAGVTDGTATVASLEQGGAFAQATLAQNQVWHPDSLLALTVNGAALSLDHGYPARVIVPGLPGVHNTKWVSRIDFAGGADR; encoded by the coding sequence ATGGTGGTGAGCATCAGTCGTCGGGGTAGTCGAAGGGTCGTGCCGTTGCCTCCTCTGCCCCAGTTCCAGAGTGCGATCCGCGGTCCGTGGTTGACGTCGGTGTTCGGTGCTGTCCTTCTCGTGGCACTGCCGGTGATCACCGTGACCGGGCTGCTGTCCTACATCGCGTACGGGCCGCAGTTCGGGCAGGCCCGCCCGGGCGACGTGGGGTGGCTGAGATTGCCCCAGTTCGACTGGCCGACCGATCCGTCATGGATCTACCGGGTGAACCAGGGCCTGCACGTCACGCTCGGCATCGTCATCATTCCGTTGGTGCTCGCGAAGCTGTGGTCGGTGATGCCGAAGCTGGTGCAGTGGCCGCCGGTCCGATCCCCGGCGCAGGCGCTGGAGCGGCTCAGCCTGTTGATGCTCGTCGGTGGTGTGCTGTTCGAGATCGTCACCGGTGTGCTCAACATCCAGTACGACTACGTCTTCGGTTTCGACTTCTACACGGCCCACTACTTTGGGGCATGGGTGTTCATTGCCGGATTCCTCGCGCACGTGGCCGTCAAGGTTCCGGTCATGTGGAGGACGTTGCGGCAGACGTCGCTGTCCGAGGTGCTCCGGGAGCGCAATCGAGCGGCCTGGGTGGAACCGGAGCACGAGCAGAAAGCGCCGGACGGCATCTCTCGGCGCGGGGCCCTTGCACTCGTGGCCGGCGGGAGCGGACTGCTGGCGGCACTCACTATCGGGCAGACCATCGACGGGCCATTGCGATCGACCGCTCTGCTGGTGCCCCGCGGCCGCTCCTACGGCGACGGGCCGAACGACTTCCAGATCAATCGCACGGCGGTCGCAGCGGGAATCGATCCGGCGTCCACCGGGGATTCATGGCGTGTGGAGTTGTCGGGAACGACGAGCGTGGTTCTCGACCGAGCAGCACTCGAGGCGATGGATCAGCACACCGCGGTATTGCCGATCGCGTGCGTCGAGGGGTGGTCGACGACGCAGGAGTGGACCGGGGTGCGCTTGCGGGACCTCGCCGGCCTCGCCGGCGTGACCGACGGCACCGCCACAGTGGCCTCGCTGGAACAGGGAGGTGCGTTCGCGCAGGCGACGCTGGCGCAGAACCAGGTGTGGCATCCGGATTCGCTTCTCGCGTTGACCGTCAACGGTGCGGCGCTGTCGCTCGACCACGGCTATCCCGCGCGTGTGATCGTTCCGGGCCTTCCCGGTGTCCACAACACCAAGTGGGTGTCGCGTATCGACTTCGCAGGCGGGGCCGATCGATGA